AGCGTCGTCGAGGACGTCGACGTCGAGGACGTCGTGGTCGTCGTCGTGGTCGTGCGCACGACGAGGGTCGTCGTCGAAGGCGGCGCCGGCATCGGGTCGGCCGCGCGTCCGGGTCGCGCGATGACCGCGCTCAGGACCACGAATGCGAAGAGCTGCAGCACGAGGTCGCTGAACGTGATCAGCCACGCGGTCTGCGCCGTCTGGTCGTCGTCGGACGGGGCGGCGCCGGGCGGCGGAACGGTGGGGCGTCTACGCCGCACGGGTCGAGAGGACGAGCGGGCTCGGCCGCGGCTCGGCGAGCCGGCGCGTGCCCAGATAGGCGCGCAGCACGTGCTCGATGCGCGTCGGGTACTCCTTGCGCTGCACGAGCAGGGCGCCGTCGATGATCATCTCGGTGCGCATCGCCTGCCGCCCGAGGTGGGCCTGCAGCTTGGTCGCGAGCGGCAGCACGACGACGTTCGAGAGGACGGCGCCGTAGAGCGTCGTGAGGACGGCGACGCCGAGGCCCGGTCCGATGGCGACGACGCTCGCGTGCCCGAGGTTGCGGAGCAGGACCGCGAGCCCGATGAGCGTGCCGATGAGGCCGAAGGCCGGGAAGAGCTTCGCGACGGTGAGCAGCACCTGCCGGGCGGCCTCGCCGTCGGCGGCG
This DNA window, taken from Candidatus Eisenbacteria bacterium, encodes the following:
- a CDS encoding MotA/TolQ/ExbB proton channel family protein, whose product is FFDLASLIVTVGGTIAVTCVTFPWSRLRQTWQLVGDALLPPVGNEDVLASVQHLARAHRVEGAPGLERALARETDPFLRAAVLHGLDTASAEELEDALVAEARMRAADGEAARQVLLTVAKLFPAFGLIGTLIGLAVLLRNLGHASVVAIGPGLGVAVLTTLYGAVLSNVVVLPLATKLQAHLGRQAMRTEMIIDGALLVQRKEYPTRIEHVLRAYLGTRRLAEPRPSPLVLSTRAA